DNA sequence from the Arthrobacter sp. V1I9 genome:
ATAGCCGGAGTGGAAGGAAATGGCACTAAGCGGCACGTCGCGCATGGTGGACGACGCCGGTGGCAGTGCCGCCAGCGGTGAGCGCAGCGCTGCCGTCTGCCAGCCGTAGTCCGACGGCTTCGCGGTCCTGGCAGCGCGCACAAAAGTCCCGACGCCGGGCCTGCTCTCGATGAGGCCCTGTGCGGTGAGTGTTTGCAGGGCCTTTTGAACTGTCACCGGACTGGCCTGGTATTCCGCCACGAGGGAGCGGGTGGACGGCAGCTTCGCTCCGGGCGCGGCTGCCGCCATCCAGGTTTTCAGGTGCGCCGCAATCCTCGAACTGCTATCGTTGTTCATGAAAGTCAATAGTAGCGCTACTCCTCCTGCGCGCACAGTGGTACTGCAGCCGCAAACGTCCGGACTATGGCTGGGCCTGGTCGGCGTCGCGGCGTTCTCGTTTACCGTTCCGTTCACGAAGGTGGCCGTAGCCAGCTTGTCCCCGCTGTTCATCGGCTCCGGCCGCGCGGTAGTGGCTGCGGCGCTGGCGGCCTCCGCCTTGGCACTCACCCGGCAGCGGCTCCCCCGCGGGAGGCAATGGATACGCGTCGCAGTAGTGGCCGCCGGCGTCGTGATTGGCTTTCCGCTACTGACGTCCTTTGCCCTGACGGCCACTCCCGCCAGCCACGGCGCCGTGGTCATCGCCCTTCTTCCGGCCGCTACCGCAACAGCAGCGGTGCTCCGCGGGCGGGAACGGCCACCGCTGGCCTTCTGGCTCATCACCATCGCGGGCGGCCTCGCCGCCCTTGTCTTCGCCTCCGTGCAGTCCGGAGGGTTGGGGCAGGTGCAATGGGCGGATCTGCTGCTGCTCTGCGCCGTAGCGGCAGCCGCCGTGGGCTATGCCGAAGGCGGTCTGCTGGCCCGCGAGCTCGGCGCCTGGCAGACAGTGTCCTGGGCGCTGGTCCTTGCATCCCCGCTGATGCTCGCCCTGACGGCGGTCTCCGTCGCTCAGCAACCGCCGTCCGCCGCCCCGGAGCAGTGGGCCGCCTTCGCGTACCTCGGTGTGGTGAGCATGTTCCTGGGATTCTTCGCCTGGTACCGCGGCCTTGCCATCGGCCCCATCGCCCGGGTCAGCCAAATCCAGCTCATCCAGCCCGTCCTGACCCTCTGCTGGGCGGCGCTCCTGCTGGGCGAGACCCTGACGTGGTCCACCATCGTCGGCGGCCTGGCCGTCATCATTTGCGCGGGCGCCGCCGTCCGCGTCCGGCTCAAGCCCGCCGCTGCGGCCCCAGCACCGGCGGCTGCCCCATCCGCGCTCCATCCCGCCAACGACTTCCAGCCAGTGAAGGACTAACACCATGTACGTTCCAGCCCACTTCGCCGCCAACCCCGACGCCGTCCAGAACCTGCTGACCCGCCCGGGCGCAGCAAACTTGGTCACCATCACGTCGCAGGGCCTGCTGGCCACACTCCTGCCATTTGCCTATGATCCCGACGCCGGTGAACACGGCGCGCTGCTGGGACACCTGGCGCGGAACAACCCGCAGTGGTCTGTACCCGCCATCGGGGAAGCGCTGGCGATCATCCAGGGCGCCGACGCGTATGTCTCACCGTCCTGGTACGCGTCGAAGGCCGAGCACGGACGCGTTGTGCCCACCTGGAACTACACCACGGCCCACGTGTATGGGCGGCTGGTCATCCATGACGATCCGGCCTGGCTTTCCCGCCAGGTGCGGCAGCTCACCGGTGTGCACGAGTCCGGATTTGGCCATCCTTGGAGCGTGGACGATGCCCCCGAGCGCTACATCGCCGGCCAGCTGCGGGCCATTGTGGGCGTGGAACTGTTGATTACCAGGATCGAGGCGAAGGCCAAGCTGAGCCAGAACCGGCCCGAAGCGGACATCGACGGGGTCGTGGCGGGGTTGACCGCCACGGGGCACCCGGAAGTTGCCGCCGACGTCGAGCGCGCCCGCTGACCTGAATGCGTCACTTCTGGAGGTCCGCCAAGCCCCAAGTCCCGGAATTATGCGGGTTCCGTGTGCTCGGTGCCTTATAAGTTCCGCATTTCGGTCCGGCCGGAGTCAGGAAGTAGCCTGGACCAGCTCTTCGCTCTTCTCCCACAGCCCGCGCGCCAATTCGACGTCGTACGCCTGCGGGTTGGCCTTGGCCATGGCGCGCTTGGTGTAGAAGGCGCCGGAGAACCAGTCCTTGCCCGGCGTGCCGTTGACGAGCCAGAGCAAGGTGTCGGCGCCCTGGTCCGGGCTGAGCATAAACCGGTTGAGCAGCGTCTTGTACGCGTGCCGGAACGGGCTGGTGGACTCTGCCGCGAAGTTGGTGCGGACCACGCCCGGGTGGAACGCCGCCGTCGTGATGCCCTGGCCCCCGTAGCGGCGGTCCAGCTCGGCGGTGAAGAGGATGTTGGCCAGCTTGCCGGTGCCGTAGGCGCGGGTGGTGGAGTAGCTGCGCTCGGCGGCGAGGTCGGAGAGGTCCAGCTTGCCGAAGCCATTGGCGGCGCTGGACGTGTTGATGACCTTGGCGTTGCTGGCGGTGAGCGTGTCGATCAGCAGAGTTGTAAGCAGGAACGGCGCCAGGTGGTTGATCTGGAACGTGGACTCGTTACCGTCCACAGTCAGGGTGCGCTTGCCCATGATGCCGCCGGCGTTGTTGGCCAGGACGTCGATCCGCGGGTAGTCGGACTTCAGCTGCGCGGCGAGCGTGCGGACCTGCTCGAGCTCCGAGAAGTCGCTGACGAAGTAGTCCACGTTGAGCTCCTTGGCAACGGCCCGGGTCTTCTCTTCGGAACGGCCCACGATCACCACCTGCTCCCCTGCCTTCGCCAGCGTCCGCGCGGCTGCTGCGCCAATGCCGTCGCTGGCGCCGGTGATCACTATGGTGCGAGGAGTCAAGGGATGTCCTTTGGTCGGGGAAAGGTTCGGGGTTCGGATGAAGCGGCCTGCCTTTGGCACAACGACGGCGGAACGCCAGGTGTTCCCTGCCGCACCTGCCTGGGAAGCTGGCCCCTGTACCGCCAGCCTCGGGACGGCATATCCTGCACACACAAGCCAAGCCGGGGAGGAACACCATGGAGATGCCCAAAGCGTCGGACGAGGACAAAGAACGCTTCCGGTCACTGATTCCGGACAGGGCAGAGGTCGCCGTCAAGCCAATGTTCGGGAACCTGGGAGCGTTCGTAAACGGCAATATGTTCGCCGGACTGTTCGGACCGACCATCGGGATCAAGCTGTCCCCGGAGGATCGGGAGGAACTCGAAAGCGGGGAACGGACTGTGCCCTTCGGGCCTGCCGAGCGGCCGATGGGCGGCTACACCGGTTTGCCTGAGATGTGGAACGAGGAAGGCGACGGCGATGACGCGCGGGCGAAAGCCTGGATCCACAAGGCCTTCGAATATGTAGCGACGCTTCCGCCGAAAGAGCCAAAGGAGCCGAAAGTCCCGAATCCCCGGACACCGGGCAAGTAGGAAAAGCTAGTGGGCGGGTTCGAGCGCGAGCTTGAGTCCGAACCCCACGAGGACGGTGCCGGTGATGCTGTCGATGATGCGGATGCTGCGGGTACCCTTGAGCCAGCGGGAGGCGTAGCCGGTGCCGAAGATCAGCAGGGTGAACCACGCCATCGTCAGGATGCAGTGGACGCCTGCCAGCAGAACGCCCACCAGCAGCGGTGACGCGCCTGCCGGGATGAACTGCGGGATGGTGGCGATGTAGAACACGCCCACCTTGGGGTTTAGCAGGTTGGTTCCGGTCCCGGTCAGCCAGCCCTTAAACAGGTCGTCCTTGCCTGCCGCCGGTACCGGCGCCTCGGCTTGGGTGGTGGCCCCATTGCCCTGCCTCAGGCTCTTCCACAGCAGGGACAGCCCCAGCCAGATCATGTAGGCGGCTCCGGCAATGGTCAGGATGCGGTAGGCAAACTCGGAGGCTGCCAGGAGTGCCGACACCCCCACCGCCGCAGCAATTCCCCAGATCATGGCTCCGGTGCTGATCCCAAGAGCAGTGGAGAAGGCGAAACGGCGTGTTTTGGAGAGGGACGAGCGCAGGACAAGGGCGGTGTCCAGTCCCGGAACCAGCGTCAGAAGCCCGGCAACCAGTGCAAACGAAAAAACAGCCTGAGTCAGAGTCATCGTCCAAGGATAGAAGGTAACGGCGCCGGTGGTTGACCCGTCGAAACCCCAGAGCCCACACCAACTCCGCGACTGCTTTTGTCATGGAGTTAACCGCTCATTCACATCCCCCTCAGGACCTGTCCAACCTGCCTCCCTACGGTCGAACGCATGGACAACATCTCACGCAGATCCCTGATTTCCGCCGGCCTTGGGGCTGGACTGGTCGCCGCCCTGCCGGGTGCCGCCGTCGCCATTTCAACAGCGGACGACGCCGGCCTCCGCACCGACCCATTCGGGCTCGGCATCGCCTCCGGGGAGCCGTGGCCCGACGGCTTTGTCATCTGGACCCGCCTCGCTCTGGACCCCCTGGCCGAGGACGGCCTGGGCGGCATGCCCGCGCGCCAGGTCCCCGTGGCCTGGGAAGTAGCCGAGGACGATGGCATGCGCACAGTAGTAGCCCGCGGCGTCGAACACGCCCGGATCGAAACCGCCCACTCCATCCACGTGGAGCTCAAGGGCCTCAAACCGGGCCGCGAGTACTTCTACCGGTTCCGCAGCGGCCGGCACATCAGCCAGGTGGGCCGGACGCTGACCGCTCCGGCACTGCACGAAACCCCGGCGGCGCTGGCCATGGCCTTCGCCAGCTGCTCGCAGTACGAGCACGGCTACTTCACCGCCTACACCCGCCTGGCCCAGGACCACCCGGACCTGGTGCTGCACCTGGGCGACTACCTCTACGAGTACAAGAAGGACAACTACGTGATCGGCGCCGGCAACCCGCGTGACCACCAGGGCCCAGAGACCACCACGCTGCAGGGCTACCGGCAGCGGCACGCCCAGTACAAGTCCGACGCCGACCTGCAGGCTGCGCACGCGATCGCGCCATGGCTGGTGGTGTGGGATGACCACGAGGTGGACAACAACTGGGCGGACGAGGTCCCCGAGAACCGGGACGCGAACCAGCTCAACGACACCACCGAGCGTTTCCGCCAGCGCCGCGCCGCCGCGTTCCAGGCCTACTACGAAAACATGCCGCTGCGTGCGTCCTCCGTGCCGGCCGGGTTCGACATGAAGATCTACCGCGCCATCCAGTGGGGCCAGCTGGCCAACTTCCACATGATGGACACCCGGCAGTACCGCGACGACCAGCTCGCCGGTGACGGCTGGAAGAAAAACGTGGCCGAGCGCCTCGCGGAGAACCGCACCATCACGGGCGCCGAGCAGGAAAAGTGGCTGCTGGACGGGTTCAAGAACTCCACCCAGCGCTGGGACATCCTGGGCCAGCAGGTGTTCTTCGCTGAGCGGGACCGCGCCCGGGCCCTTGAGGTGGACGACGTCTCCATGGACGGCTGGGACGGCTACGCCTCCTCACGCCGCCGCATCACCCAGGGTTGGGTGGACGCGAACGTGCGCAACGCCGTCGTCCTCACCGGCGACGTGCACCGCAACTGGGCCAACGACCTGAAGGTCGACTACAAGGACCCCGCTTCCCCTGTCGTCGGCTCCGAACTTGTCTGCACGTCCATTACGTCCACCGGCAACGGCACGGGCTCCACCACCGATCCCGTCATGGCCTGGAACCCGCACCTGAAGTTCTACAACGATTCCCGCGGCTACGTGAACACGAAGATCACCAAGGACGCGATGACCGCCGACTTCCGCGTGCTGGACCACGTCACCACGCCCGGCTCCCCGGTCAAGACCCTCGCCTCATTCCAAATCCAGGACGGTGTCCCCGGCCTCGTTGGGTGAGCCTGTCGAAACCACGGGTACGACGACGGCGGGGCCGCCAGCATTTCTGCTTGCCGCCCCGCCGTTGTGGTGTCAGCCGTGGCTGGGTTGGGAACCTAGCCCGCCAGCCCGGCGAGCAGGAAGATCACGGCAGCGATGGCAAAACCCATCACACCGATGAGGGTTTCCATCACGGTCCAGGTCTTCAGCGTGGTCTTGACGTCCATGCCGAAGAAACGGCCCACCAGCCAGAAGCCGGAGTCGTTGACGTGGGAGACCACCACGGAGCCGGCGGCCACGGCGATGACCAGCGCGGCAACCTGCATGCCGTTCAGTCCTGCCAGCGCCACGGCCGGGGCGATCAGGCCCGCGGTGGTGGTGAGTGCCACGGTGGCCGAGCCCTGGGCGATGCGGAGGATGGCGGAGATGAGGAACCCGGCCAGGATCAGCGGGATGCCGAGGTTGCCCAGGACGTCGGCGAGTGCGGAGCCGATACCGGAGGTGCGGAGAACCCCGCCGAACATGCCGCCGGCACCGGTGATAAGGATGACGGAGCAAACCGGGCCGAGGGAGGATTCGAGCAGTTTCTCAAGTGCTCCGGCATCCTTGCCGCGCCTGGCGCCCAGGACGAACATGGCCACGATGACGGCGATCAGCAGGGCAACCGGGGTTTCACCGATGGTGCGCAGGATCTGGAACCACTGCTCGCTCTTGACCTCTTCGCTGAGCACGCCGGATGAGGCCAGGGTGTTCAGGCCGGTGTTCATGAAGATCAGGACCAGCGGCAGGAGCAGCAAACCAACGATGGTGCGGAAGCGCGGCGGGTGGGCCTCGGCCTCGGCGCTTGCGTGGCCCAGCAGTTCCGGCACGGGCAGGACCAGCTTCTTGCCGGTGTAAAGGCCGTAGAGGTATGCCGTGACGTACCAGGTGGGAATGGCGGCGATGAGGCCGGCAATCATGACCAGGCCGATGTTGGCGTCAAAGAAGGCCGCGGCGGAGACCGGACCGGGGTGTGGCGGCAGGAAGATGTGCATCACGGAGAATGCACCGGCGGCGGGCAGGCCGTAACGGAGCACTCCCCCGCCCAGGCGGTGGGCCACAGCGAAGACGACGGGCAGCATGACCACGAGTCCGGCGTCGAAGAAGATGGGGAAGCCGAAGATCAGGGAGGCGAGGCCCAAGGCGAACGGGGCGCGCTTTTCGCCGAAGACGCCGATGAGGTAGTCGGCCAGCACCTTCGCACCGCCGCTGGTTTCGACGATGCGGCCGAGCATGGCGCCCAGGCCCACCAGCAGCGCCACCGTGCCCAGGGTTGTGCCGAAGCCGTTGATCAGCACGGGCACCACCTGGTTGGCGGGGATGCCGGTGGCGAAGGCCGTTGCGAGGCTGATGACGATAAGGGCCAGCAGCGCGTGCATCCGAAGCTTGATGATCAGGAACAGCAGGGCGAGGATCGCTGCCGCGGCGATGAGCAGCAGGGGGCCTGCCCCCAACGTTTGGGTCCATCCTTCGATGACCATGGTTCTCCTTTGAAACAGAATTGATGGGGCTTTGGGGAAACAGAAAAGGGTTAGGGTGCCTGGTCGGCGGGGAGCTGAAGCGCGGCGATGATGGTCTTGACCAGCTCTTCCGGGGACTTGGAGATGTCCAGGCGGAGGCTGCCCGCGGCCAGCTCCTCGTCACTCAGCGGTTCGAGCGTGGCCAGCTGGCTGGGAAGAAGCGTGGGCGGCATGAAGTGGCCCTCACGGCCCTGCATGCGCTGGCCGATCAAGTCCGCTTCGCCGTGGAGGTGAAGGAACAGGACCCGGCCCTCGGCCTGGGAGAGCAACTGCCGGTAGCCCTGCTTGAGTGCGGAGCAGGTGAGGACGGTGCTCTCACCGGTCCGGGCCTTGGCGGTCATCCAGCTCTGGATTTCCTGCAGCCAGGGCCAGCGGTCCTCGTCCTGGAGCGGAATGCCCTGGGACATCTTCTGGATGTTGGACTGCGGGTGGAATTCGTCCGCTTCGGCGCACGCCCAGCCAAGCTGCTGGGAGAGGGCTGCCGCAATGGTGGACTTGCCGGAACCGGCAACGCCCATCACCACCAGGTGCGTGGCTGGATACTGCATGTACTACCTCCGAAGAAGACGCCGTTG
Encoded proteins:
- a CDS encoding TfoX/Sxy family protein: MEMPKASDEDKERFRSLIPDRAEVAVKPMFGNLGAFVNGNMFAGLFGPTIGIKLSPEDREELESGERTVPFGPAERPMGGYTGLPEMWNEEGDGDDARAKAWIHKAFEYVATLPPKEPKEPKVPNPRTPGK
- a CDS encoding SDR family NAD(P)-dependent oxidoreductase, which encodes MTPRTIVITGASDGIGAAAARTLAKAGEQVVIVGRSEEKTRAVAKELNVDYFVSDFSELEQVRTLAAQLKSDYPRIDVLANNAGGIMGKRTLTVDGNESTFQINHLAPFLLTTLLIDTLTASNAKVINTSSAANGFGKLDLSDLAAERSYSTTRAYGTGKLANILFTAELDRRYGGQGITTAAFHPGVVRTNFAAESTSPFRHAYKTLLNRFMLSPDQGADTLLWLVNGTPGKDWFSGAFYTKRAMAKANPQAYDVELARGLWEKSEELVQATS
- a CDS encoding GntP family permease encodes the protein MVIEGWTQTLGAGPLLLIAAAAILALLFLIIKLRMHALLALIVISLATAFATGIPANQVVPVLINGFGTTLGTVALLVGLGAMLGRIVETSGGAKVLADYLIGVFGEKRAPFALGLASLIFGFPIFFDAGLVVMLPVVFAVAHRLGGGVLRYGLPAAGAFSVMHIFLPPHPGPVSAAAFFDANIGLVMIAGLIAAIPTWYVTAYLYGLYTGKKLVLPVPELLGHASAEAEAHPPRFRTIVGLLLLPLVLIFMNTGLNTLASSGVLSEEVKSEQWFQILRTIGETPVALLIAVIVAMFVLGARRGKDAGALEKLLESSLGPVCSVILITGAGGMFGGVLRTSGIGSALADVLGNLGIPLILAGFLISAILRIAQGSATVALTTTAGLIAPAVALAGLNGMQVAALVIAVAAGSVVVSHVNDSGFWLVGRFFGMDVKTTLKTWTVMETLIGVMGFAIAAVIFLLAGLAG
- a CDS encoding LysE family translocator; translated protein: MTLTQAVFSFALVAGLLTLVPGLDTALVLRSSLSKTRRFAFSTALGISTGAMIWGIAAAVGVSALLAASEFAYRILTIAGAAYMIWLGLSLLWKSLRQGNGATTQAEAPVPAAGKDDLFKGWLTGTGTNLLNPKVGVFYIATIPQFIPAGASPLLVGVLLAGVHCILTMAWFTLLIFGTGYASRWLKGTRSIRIIDSITGTVLVGFGLKLALEPAH
- a CDS encoding alkaline phosphatase — translated: MDNISRRSLISAGLGAGLVAALPGAAVAISTADDAGLRTDPFGLGIASGEPWPDGFVIWTRLALDPLAEDGLGGMPARQVPVAWEVAEDDGMRTVVARGVEHARIETAHSIHVELKGLKPGREYFYRFRSGRHISQVGRTLTAPALHETPAALAMAFASCSQYEHGYFTAYTRLAQDHPDLVLHLGDYLYEYKKDNYVIGAGNPRDHQGPETTTLQGYRQRHAQYKSDADLQAAHAIAPWLVVWDDHEVDNNWADEVPENRDANQLNDTTERFRQRRAAAFQAYYENMPLRASSVPAGFDMKIYRAIQWGQLANFHMMDTRQYRDDQLAGDGWKKNVAERLAENRTITGAEQEKWLLDGFKNSTQRWDILGQQVFFAERDRARALEVDDVSMDGWDGYASSRRRITQGWVDANVRNAVVLTGDVHRNWANDLKVDYKDPASPVVGSELVCTSITSTGNGTGSTTDPVMAWNPHLKFYNDSRGYVNTKITKDAMTADFRVLDHVTTPGSPVKTLASFQIQDGVPGLVG
- a CDS encoding DMT family transporter is translated as MKVNSSATPPARTVVLQPQTSGLWLGLVGVAAFSFTVPFTKVAVASLSPLFIGSGRAVVAAALAASALALTRQRLPRGRQWIRVAVVAAGVVIGFPLLTSFALTATPASHGAVVIALLPAATATAAVLRGRERPPLAFWLITIAGGLAALVFASVQSGGLGQVQWADLLLLCAVAAAAVGYAEGGLLARELGAWQTVSWALVLASPLMLALTAVSVAQQPPSAAPEQWAAFAYLGVVSMFLGFFAWYRGLAIGPIARVSQIQLIQPVLTLCWAALLLGETLTWSTIVGGLAVIICAGAAVRVRLKPAAAAPAPAAAPSALHPANDFQPVKD
- a CDS encoding gluconokinase, whose product is MQYPATHLVVMGVAGSGKSTIAAALSQQLGWACAEADEFHPQSNIQKMSQGIPLQDEDRWPWLQEIQSWMTAKARTGESTVLTCSALKQGYRQLLSQAEGRVLFLHLHGEADLIGQRMQGREGHFMPPTLLPSQLATLEPLSDEELAAGSLRLDISKSPEELVKTIIAALQLPADQAP
- a CDS encoding FMN-binding negative transcriptional regulator translates to MYVPAHFAANPDAVQNLLTRPGAANLVTITSQGLLATLLPFAYDPDAGEHGALLGHLARNNPQWSVPAIGEALAIIQGADAYVSPSWYASKAEHGRVVPTWNYTTAHVYGRLVIHDDPAWLSRQVRQLTGVHESGFGHPWSVDDAPERYIAGQLRAIVGVELLITRIEAKAKLSQNRPEADIDGVVAGLTATGHPEVAADVERAR